A single region of the Ptychodera flava strain L36383 chromosome 9, AS_Pfla_20210202, whole genome shotgun sequence genome encodes:
- the LOC139140498 gene encoding uncharacterized protein isoform X2, producing MATAEILVDETTNTQRRVETQHLDVDIGMADGDVMTDYPRQAMRFSNSGDSYNDSRFSSKSISQAGTSGTQTVGQVTDKGVADTDVTSAECDVFFSYSSKDKDWVIQTAERLEKEYDIECSYDSKDFIGGKAITTNIMNCIKMSHNTENETLSELFSFGHEADKFNGKTIATFSSNLDTSDVYNTMSSRGIRVTKEDIEGAFGTLLKTTPSRCYYRCLRSLTLLILHVIAIVMIMLFILILTVLYFGFLSEGIPPWTTGSENDPPSFVLYCLLIVTLIALIATFFMVRRILHKAERAVNYDLLRYDIIVGYVRTSCCSEKGLHVVYFKSSKCLDTLERYLKAKQTKGKILESSGTSIEDSAANEYDTNDSEITPLLDTTDLESGTKEKARKTIAEICGDYVRKVNKQKLRNPVRGQRHTRQGLCLCQYVESEKFKEVV from the exons ATGGCGACAGCAGAAATCCTTGTCGATGAGACTACCAACACACAAAGACGAGTCGAGACGCAACATTTGGATGTCGACATAG GTATGGCAGATGGAGATGTAATGACAGATTACCCTCGGCAAGCAATGAGATTTTCAAACAGCGGAGACTCCTACAATGATTCTAGATTTTCGAGCAAATCTATCAGTCAAGCTGGAACTTCTGGTACGCAGACAGTTGGGCAGGTTACAGACAAAGGCGTTGCCGACACTGACGTCACATCTGCCGAGTGTGACGTTTTTTTTTCCTACAGCAGCAAGGACAAAGACTGGGTGATTCAAACAGCAGAGAGATTGGAAAAAGAGTATGATATAGAGTGCAGTTACGACTCAAAGGATTTCATCGGTGGCAAAGCCATCACAACCAACATCATGAACTGCATAAAAATGAGCC ATAACACCGAAAATGAAACTCTTTCAGAACTGTTCTCTTTCGGTCACGAAGCGG ACAAATTTAATGGAAAGACTATCGCCACATTCTCATCTAACCTGGATACTTCAGACGTCTACAACACGATGTCTTCAAGAGGAATAAGG GTCACCAAAGAAGACATCGAAGGTGCTTTTGGGACCCTTCTTAAAACAACTCCATCCCGCTGCTATTATCGTTGTTTGCGATCCCTGACTCTGCTGATACTGCATGTCATTGCAATTGTGATGATAATGTTGTTTATCCTCATTCTAACCGTGTTGTACTTCGGTTTCCTATCAGAAGGCATCCCTCCATGGACTACCGGAAGTGAAAACGACCCTCCAAGTTTTGTTCTTTATTGTCTTTTGATTGTCACTCTGATCGCGCTAATAGCAACTTTTTTCATG GTGAGAAGGATATTACACAAGGCTGAAAGAGCTGTCAACTACGACCTTCTCAGATACGATATCATCGTGGGATACGTGAGAACTAGTTGCTGTTCGGAGAAAGGG CTTCATGTGGTTTATTTCAAATCCTCAAAGTGCTTG GATACCCTGGAGAGATACTTGAAGGCCAAACAAACGAAAGGAAAG ATTTTGGAGTCTAGTGGCACTTCAATTGAAGACAGCGCTGCCAATGAGTACGATACCAATGATTCAGAAATCACTCCCTTGCTTGATACCACTGATTTAGAATCAGGAACTAAA GAAAAAGCGCGAAAGACCATTGCTGAGATTTGTGGTGACTACGTCCGGAAAGTCAATAAACAGAAGCTACGCAACCCTGTTAGAGGACAGCGCCACACACGACAAGGACTGTGTCTATGTCAATATGTGGAATCCGAAAAGTTCAAGGAGGTGGTCTGA
- the LOC139140498 gene encoding uncharacterized protein isoform X1 has product MATAEILVDETTNTQRRVETQHLDVDIGMADGDVMTDYPRQAMRFSNSGDSYNDSRFSSKSISQAGTSGTQTVGQVTDKGVADTDVTSAECDVFFSYSSKDKDWVIQTAERLEKEYDIECSYDSKDFIGGKAITTNIMNCIKMSRKTVLVLSPDFLRSPWCGYEMQIVLREHLFREQKVVIPVLLHDCIIPDFISHLTYLEVQDPQFWEKFLEILKTDNTENETLSELFSFGHEADKFNGKTIATFSSNLDTSDVYNTMSSRGIRVTKEDIEGAFGTLLKTTPSRCYYRCLRSLTLLILHVIAIVMIMLFILILTVLYFGFLSEGIPPWTTGSENDPPSFVLYCLLIVTLIALIATFFMVRRILHKAERAVNYDLLRYDIIVGYVRTSCCSEKGLHVVYFKSSKCLDTLERYLKAKQTKGKILESSGTSIEDSAANEYDTNDSEITPLLDTTDLESGTKEKARKTIAEICGDYVRKVNKQKLRNPVRGQRHTRQGLCLCQYVESEKFKEVV; this is encoded by the exons ATGGCGACAGCAGAAATCCTTGTCGATGAGACTACCAACACACAAAGACGAGTCGAGACGCAACATTTGGATGTCGACATAG GTATGGCAGATGGAGATGTAATGACAGATTACCCTCGGCAAGCAATGAGATTTTCAAACAGCGGAGACTCCTACAATGATTCTAGATTTTCGAGCAAATCTATCAGTCAAGCTGGAACTTCTGGTACGCAGACAGTTGGGCAGGTTACAGACAAAGGCGTTGCCGACACTGACGTCACATCTGCCGAGTGTGACGTTTTTTTTTCCTACAGCAGCAAGGACAAAGACTGGGTGATTCAAACAGCAGAGAGATTGGAAAAAGAGTATGATATAGAGTGCAGTTACGACTCAAAGGATTTCATCGGTGGCAAAGCCATCACAACCAACATCATGAACTGCATAAAAATGAGCCGTAAGACTGTTCTGGTGTTATCTCCCGACTTTCTGCGCAGTCCATGGTGTGGATATGAAATGCAAATAGTTCTCAGAGAGCATCttttcagagaacagaaagttGTAATTCCAGTCTTGCTTCATGACTGTATCATTCCCGATTTCATATCCCATTTGACATATCTTGAAGTTCAAGACCCACAGTTCTGGGAGAAATTTCTCGAAATACTGAAAACag ATAACACCGAAAATGAAACTCTTTCAGAACTGTTCTCTTTCGGTCACGAAGCGG ACAAATTTAATGGAAAGACTATCGCCACATTCTCATCTAACCTGGATACTTCAGACGTCTACAACACGATGTCTTCAAGAGGAATAAGG GTCACCAAAGAAGACATCGAAGGTGCTTTTGGGACCCTTCTTAAAACAACTCCATCCCGCTGCTATTATCGTTGTTTGCGATCCCTGACTCTGCTGATACTGCATGTCATTGCAATTGTGATGATAATGTTGTTTATCCTCATTCTAACCGTGTTGTACTTCGGTTTCCTATCAGAAGGCATCCCTCCATGGACTACCGGAAGTGAAAACGACCCTCCAAGTTTTGTTCTTTATTGTCTTTTGATTGTCACTCTGATCGCGCTAATAGCAACTTTTTTCATG GTGAGAAGGATATTACACAAGGCTGAAAGAGCTGTCAACTACGACCTTCTCAGATACGATATCATCGTGGGATACGTGAGAACTAGTTGCTGTTCGGAGAAAGGG CTTCATGTGGTTTATTTCAAATCCTCAAAGTGCTTG GATACCCTGGAGAGATACTTGAAGGCCAAACAAACGAAAGGAAAG ATTTTGGAGTCTAGTGGCACTTCAATTGAAGACAGCGCTGCCAATGAGTACGATACCAATGATTCAGAAATCACTCCCTTGCTTGATACCACTGATTTAGAATCAGGAACTAAA GAAAAAGCGCGAAAGACCATTGCTGAGATTTGTGGTGACTACGTCCGGAAAGTCAATAAACAGAAGCTACGCAACCCTGTTAGAGGACAGCGCCACACACGACAAGGACTGTGTCTATGTCAATATGTGGAATCCGAAAAGTTCAAGGAGGTGGTCTGA
- the LOC139140498 gene encoding uncharacterized protein isoform X3, producing the protein MATAEILVDETTNTQRRVETQHLDVDIGMADGDVMTDYPRQAMRFSNSGDSYNDSRFSSKSISQAGTSDNTENETLSELFSFGHEADKFNGKTIATFSSNLDTSDVYNTMSSRGIRVTKEDIEGAFGTLLKTTPSRCYYRCLRSLTLLILHVIAIVMIMLFILILTVLYFGFLSEGIPPWTTGSENDPPSFVLYCLLIVTLIALIATFFMVRRILHKAERAVNYDLLRYDIIVGYVRTSCCSEKGLHVVYFKSSKCLDTLERYLKAKQTKGKILESSGTSIEDSAANEYDTNDSEITPLLDTTDLESGTKEKARKTIAEICGDYVRKVNKQKLRNPVRGQRHTRQGLCLCQYVESEKFKEVV; encoded by the exons ATGGCGACAGCAGAAATCCTTGTCGATGAGACTACCAACACACAAAGACGAGTCGAGACGCAACATTTGGATGTCGACATAG GTATGGCAGATGGAGATGTAATGACAGATTACCCTCGGCAAGCAATGAGATTTTCAAACAGCGGAGACTCCTACAATGATTCTAGATTTTCGAGCAAATCTATCAGTCAAGCTGGAACTTCTG ATAACACCGAAAATGAAACTCTTTCAGAACTGTTCTCTTTCGGTCACGAAGCGG ACAAATTTAATGGAAAGACTATCGCCACATTCTCATCTAACCTGGATACTTCAGACGTCTACAACACGATGTCTTCAAGAGGAATAAGG GTCACCAAAGAAGACATCGAAGGTGCTTTTGGGACCCTTCTTAAAACAACTCCATCCCGCTGCTATTATCGTTGTTTGCGATCCCTGACTCTGCTGATACTGCATGTCATTGCAATTGTGATGATAATGTTGTTTATCCTCATTCTAACCGTGTTGTACTTCGGTTTCCTATCAGAAGGCATCCCTCCATGGACTACCGGAAGTGAAAACGACCCTCCAAGTTTTGTTCTTTATTGTCTTTTGATTGTCACTCTGATCGCGCTAATAGCAACTTTTTTCATG GTGAGAAGGATATTACACAAGGCTGAAAGAGCTGTCAACTACGACCTTCTCAGATACGATATCATCGTGGGATACGTGAGAACTAGTTGCTGTTCGGAGAAAGGG CTTCATGTGGTTTATTTCAAATCCTCAAAGTGCTTG GATACCCTGGAGAGATACTTGAAGGCCAAACAAACGAAAGGAAAG ATTTTGGAGTCTAGTGGCACTTCAATTGAAGACAGCGCTGCCAATGAGTACGATACCAATGATTCAGAAATCACTCCCTTGCTTGATACCACTGATTTAGAATCAGGAACTAAA GAAAAAGCGCGAAAGACCATTGCTGAGATTTGTGGTGACTACGTCCGGAAAGTCAATAAACAGAAGCTACGCAACCCTGTTAGAGGACAGCGCCACACACGACAAGGACTGTGTCTATGTCAATATGTGGAATCCGAAAAGTTCAAGGAGGTGGTCTGA